The Manihot esculenta cultivar AM560-2 chromosome 1, M.esculenta_v8, whole genome shotgun sequence genome has a window encoding:
- the LOC110626194 gene encoding outer mitochondrial transmembrane helix translocase, producing MGGSSETKFLQELVLYAASAALSCLVLFAGLRHLDPNREASKKALEQKKEIAKRLGRPLIQTNPYEDVIACDVINPDRIDVEFDSIGGLETIKEALYELVILPLRRPELFSHGKLLGPQKGVLLYGPPGTGKTMLAKAIAKESGAVFINVRISNLMSKWFGDAQKLVAAVFSLAYKLQPAIIFIDEVDSFLGQRRTTDHEALTNMKTEFMALWDGFTTDQNAQVMVLAATNRPSELDEAILRRLPQAFEIGMPDRRERAEILKVILKGERVDESIDYDYIASLCEGYTGSDLLELCKKAAYFPIRDLLDEEKKGKKCRLSRPLFQSDLEKVLATSTKTRIAANEYTRSNSQLPGYPRQSDDYQVQATINELSKLVVSQILNLQPDTQDP from the exons ATGGGGGGCTCATCGGAGACCAAGTTCTTGCAGGAACTGGTTTTATACGCCGCAAGTGCAGCCCTAAGTTGTCTGGTATTGTTCGCTGGGCTCCGGCATCTTGACCCGAACCGGGAGGCCTCAAAGAAGGCCCTTGAACAGAAGAAGGAAATCGCCAAGCGCTTGGGTCGTCCTCTTATCCAGACCAATCCATATGAG GATGTAATAGCCTGTGATGTCATAAATCCAGATCGCATTGATGTGGAATTTGATTCAATTGGAGGATTGGAAACAATCAAGGAAGCTTTGTATGAACTGGTGATTCTCCCACTACGAAGACCTGAGCTCTTTTCACATGGGAAGCTTCTTGGGCCCCAAAAAGGGGTTCTGTTATATGGACCACCCGGTACTGGTAAGACTATGCTAGCCAAAGCTATTGCAAAAGAGTCTGGAGCTGTTTTCATTAATGTAAGGATCTCCAATCTTATGAGCAAGTGGTTTGGTGATGCACAGAAGCTTG TGGCTGCAGTGTTTAGCCTGGCTTATAAACTTCAGCCTgctattatatttattgatgaGGTCGACAGTTTCTTGGGACAGCGCCGTACTACAGATCATGAGGCATTAACAAATATGAAGACTGAGTTTATGGCTTTGTGGGATGGGTTTACTACAGACC AGAATGCACAAGTGATGGTTCTTGCTGCAACAAATCGCCCATCAGAACTTGACGAAGCGATACTTCGTCGTCTCCCCCAGGCCTTTGAGATTGGGATGCCTGATCGCAGGGAGAGGGCTGAAATATTGAAGGTTATTCTGAAGGGTGAGAGAGTGGATGAAAGCATTGACTATGACTACATAGCAAGCTTGTGTGAGGGTTACACAGGCTCTGATCTTCTTGAACTTTGCAAGAAAGCAGCTTACTTTCCTATTAGGGACCTACTGGATGAGGAGAAGAAGGGGAAAAAATGTAGA TTGTCAAGGCCTTTGTTTCAATCAGATTTGGAGAAAGTTCTTGCCACATCAACTAAGACAAGGATTGCTGCAAATGAGTACACTAGATCAAACTCACAACTACCTGGATATCCTAGGCAATCAGATGATTACCAGGTTCAAGCCACAATCAATGAGCTCTCTAAGCTTGTAGTTTCCCAAATATTGAATCTTCAACCAGATACCCAGGACCCTTGA
- the LOC110617829 gene encoding AAA-ATPase At2g46620 — protein sequence MISTTIVLAFLAIFTGFFLLRFLSKTSVLQILLRFWRSFEDHFHVYQFYKVPQFNDHFQENQLYRKVSTYLSSLPAMEDSDFTNLFSGPKSNDIVLHLDSKQVIQDNFLSARVWWSNEKSETNGKRTLLLKLRKKDKRRILRPYLQHILSEADEIEQSKKEIKLYMNLEREPHENGRWRWVSFTHPATMDTVVMDGDLKNKVKADLESFLKSKQYYHRLGRVWKRSYLLFGASGTGKSSFIAAMAKFLNFDVYDIDISKVSDDSDLKMLLLQTTSRSMIVIEDLDRFLLENSKVVSLSGVLNFMDGIVSCCGEERVMIFTMNSKDQVVEEAVMRPGRIDVHINFPLCDFSAFKSLANNYLGVKEHKLFPQVEEIFQTGGTSLLSPAEIGEIMISNRNSPTRALRSVISALQNNSKNSQKLIEHRSVRSRDESGEAEGGVLCRESVHTVREFRKLYGLLRMGSRRKEEQSLDLGSVDKEGSRHGG from the coding sequence ATGATCTCTACCACCATAGTTCTTGCTTTTTTAGCAATCTTTACTGGGTTTTTTCTCCTCAGATTTCTATCAAAAACTTCTGTTCTGCAAATTCTTTTACGCTTTTGGAGATCATTCGAAGACCATTTTCATGTCTACCAATTCTACAAAGTTCCTCAGTTCAATGATCATTTCCAAGAAAATCAACTCTACCGTAAGGTCTCCACTTATCTCAGCTCCTTGCCTGCCATGGAAGACTCCGATTTCACAAACTTGTTTTCAGGTCCCAAATCCAATGATATCGTTCTCCATCTCGATTCCAAGCAAGTTATTCAAGATAATTTCTTGAGTGCCAGAGTTTGGTGGAGCAACGAGAAATCTGAAACTAATGGGAAACGAACGTTGCTGTTGAAGCTCAGAAAGAAAGATAAGCGTAGAATTCTTCGTCCTTATTTGCAGCATATTCTTTCAGAAGCAGATGAAATTGAACAGAGCAAAAAAGAGATCAAATTATATATGAATCTAGAAAGAGAGCCTCATGAAAATGGAAGGTGGAGATGGGTTTCGTTCACACATCCGGCCACCATGGACACGGTGGTTATGGATGGTGACTTGAAGAACAAGGTAAAAGCTGATCTTGAATCGTTCTTGAAATCTAAGCAATATTATCACAGATTAGGGCGTGTTTGGAAACGAAGTTACCTTCTTTTTGGTGCATCAGGAACTGGGAAATCAAGCTTTATAGCAGCCATGGCTAAGTTCCTCAACTTTGATGTTTATGACATAGATATCTCCAAGGTTTCTGATGATTCTGATCTGAAAATGCTTCTCTTACAAACTACAAGTCGTTCAATGATTGTAATAGAGGATCTTGACAGGTTCTTGCTTGAAAATTCCAAGGTTGTAAGCTTATCAGGAGTGTTAAATTTCATGGATGGAATCGTTTCCTGCTGTGGAGAAGAAAGAGTGATGATTTTCACAATGAACAGCAAAGATCAAGTTGTTGAAGAAGCAGTAATGAGACCTGGAAGGATTGATGTTCATATAAATTTTCCACTATGTGATTTCTCAGCATTCAAAAGCTTGGCAAACAATTACTTGGGAGTCAAGGAACACAAACTTTTTCCTCAGGTTGAAGAAATTTTCCAGACAGGAGGAACAAGTTTATTAAGTCCAGCTGAAATTGGTGAGATCATGATCTCCAACAGAAACTCACCAACCAGAGCTCTAAGATCAGTGATTTCAGCTCTGCAAAACAACAGcaaaaattctcaaaaattgATTGAGCATAGATCAGTGAGGTCCAGAGATGAGAGTGGTGAAGCTGAAGGAGGAGTTCTCTGCAGAGAAAGTGTTCATACAGTGAGAGAGTTCAGGAAATTGTATGGACTTCTGAGAATGGGAAGTAGAAGAAAAGAGGAACAGTCATTAGATTTGGGTTCAGTAGATAAAGAAGGGTCTAGACATGGAGGTTGA